A stretch of the Macaca mulatta isolate MMU2019108-1 chromosome 14, T2T-MMU8v2.0, whole genome shotgun sequence genome encodes the following:
- the SLC22A6 gene encoding solute carrier family 22 member 6 isoform X1, translating into MAFNDLLQQVGGVGRFQQIQVTLVVLPLLLMASHNTVQNFTAAIPTHHCRPPANANLSKDGGLEAWLPRDRQGQPESCLRFTSPQWGPPFPNGTEANGTGATEPCTDGWIYDNSTFPSTIVTEWDLVCSHRALRQLAQSLYMVGVLLGAMVFGYLADRLGRRKVLILNYLQTAVSGTCAAFAPNFPIYCAFRLLSGMSLAGIALNCMTLNVEWMPIHTRACVGTLIGYVYSLGQFLLAGVAYAVPHWRHLQLLISVPFFAFFIYSWCVGPRVGHGCHRSPEGCKGQDISQSSAHIPSHKWREGQTQYNASVWQTGKPRLRGEGFAPGYPILWLPLLSQPACSAPPTSNQELSFWIGEYLTGTEAMLTPTPTPAPRFFIESARWHSSSGRLDLTLRALQRVARINGKREEGAKLSMEQVLRASLQKELTMGKSQASAMELLRCPTLRHLFLCLSMLWFATSFAYYGLVMDLQGFGVSIYLIQVIFGAVDLPAKLVGFLVINSLGRRPAQMAALLLAGICILLNGVVPQDQSVIRTSLAVLGKGCLAASFNCIFLYTGELYPTMIRQTGLGMGSTMARVGSIVSPLVSMTTELYPSVPLFIYGAVPVAASAVTVLLPETLGQPLPDTVQDLESRKGKQTPQQQEHQKYMVPLQASAQEKNGL; encoded by the exons ATGGCCTTTAATGACCTCCTGCAGCAGGTGGGGGGTGTCGGCCGCTTCCAGCAGATCCAGGTCACCCTGGTGGTCCTCCCCCTGCTCCTGATGGCTTCTCACAACACTGTGCAGAACTTCACTGCTGCCATCCCCACCCACCACTGCCGCCCACCTGCCAACGCCAACCTCAGCAAGGATGGGGGGCTGGAGGCCTGGCTGCCCCGGGACAGGCAGGGGCAGCCTGAGTCCTGCCTCCGCTTCACCTCCCCTCAGTGGGGACCGCCCTTTCCCAATGGCACAGAAGCCAATGGCACGGGGGCCACAGAGCCCTGCACCGATGGCTGGATCTATGACAACAGCACCTTCCCATCTACCATCGTGACTGAG TGGGACCTCGTGTGCTCTCACAGGGCCTTACGCCAGCTGGCCCAGTCCTTATACATGGTGGGGGTGCTGCTCGGAGCCATGGTGTTCGGCTACCTTGCAGACAG GCTAGGCCGCCGGAAGGTACTGATCTTGAACTACCTGCAGACAGCTGTGTCAGGGACCTGTGCAGCCTTCGCACCCAACTTCCCCATCTACTGCGCCTTCCGGCTCCTCTCGGGCATGTCTCTGGCTGGCATCGCCCTCAACTGCATGACACTGA ATGTGGAGTGGATGCCCATCCACACGCGGGCCTGCGTGGGCACCTTGATTGGCTATGTCTACAGCCTGGGCCAGTTCCTCCTGGCCGGTGTGGCCTATGCTGTGCCCCACTGGCGCCACCTGCAGCTGCTGATCTCTGTGCCTTTTTTTGCCTTCTTCATCTACTCCTGGTGCGTGGGGCCTAGGGTAGGACATGGTTGCCACAGGAGCCCAGAGGGCTGCAAGGGACAGGACATCTCCCAGAGCTCAGCACACATCCCATCCCACAAATGGAGAGAAGGTCAAACCCAGTACAATGCCTCTGTGTGGCAGACAGGGAAACCAAGGCTGCGGGGAGAAGGCTTTGCCCCAGGATATCCAATTCTCTGGCTTCCCCTACTCAGTCAGCCTGCCTGCTCTGCTCCCCCTACCAGCAACCAAGAGCTGAGCTTCTGGATTGGGGAATAT CTGACTGGAACTGAAGCCATGCTgacacccacccccacccctgctcccaGGTTCTTCATCGAGTCGGCCCGCTGGCACTCCTCCTCCGGGAGGCTGGACCTCACCCTGAGGGCCCTGCAGAGAGTCGCCCGGATCAATGGGAAGCGGGAAGAAGGAGCCAAGTTGAGTATGGAG CAGGTACTCCGGGCCAGTCTGCAGAAGGAGCTGACCATGGGCAAAAGCCAGGCATCGGCCATGGAGCTGCTGCGTTGCCCCACCCTCCGCcacctcttcctctgcctctccATGCTGTG GTTTGCCACTAGCTTTGCATACTATGGGCTGGTCATGGACCTGCAGGGCTTTGGAGTCAGCATCTACCTAATCCAGGTGATCTTTGGTGCTGTGGACCTACCTGCCAAGCTTGTGGGCTTCCTTGTCATCAACTCCCTGGGTCGCCGGCCTGCCCAGATGGCCGCACTGCTGCTGGCAGGCATCTGCATCCTGCTCAATGGGGTGGTACCCCAGG aCCAGTCCGTTATCCGAACCTCTCTTGCTGTGCTGGGGAAGGGTTGTCTGGCTGCCTCCTTCAACTGCATCTTCCTGTACACTGGGGAACTGTATCCCACAATGATCCG GCAGACAGGCTTGGGAATGGGTAGCACCATGGCCCGAGTGGGCAGCATCGTGAGCCCACTGGTGAGCATGACCACCGAGCTCTACCCCTCCGTGCCTCTCTTCATCTACGGTGCTGTTCCCGTGGCCGCCAGCGCTGTCACTGTCCTCCTGCCAGAGACCCTGGGCCAGCCACTGCCAGACACGGTGCAGGACCTGGAGAGCAG GAAAGGGAAACAGACGCCACAGCAACAAGAGCACCAGAAGTATATGGTCCCGCTGCAGGCCTCCGCACAAGAGAAGAATGGACTCTGA
- the SLC22A6 gene encoding solute carrier family 22 member 6 isoform X2, protein MAFNDLLQQVGGVGRFQQIQVTLVVLPLLLMASHNTVQNFTAAIPTHHCRPPANANLSKDGGLEAWLPRDRQGQPESCLRFTSPQWGPPFPNGTEANGTGATEPCTDGWIYDNSTFPSTIVTEWDLVCSHRALRQLAQSLYMVGVLLGAMVFGYLADRLGRRKVLILNYLQTAVSGTCAAFAPNFPIYCAFRLLSGMSLAGIALNCMTLNVEWMPIHTRACVGTLIGYVYSLGQFLLAGVAYAVPHWRHLQLLISVPFFAFFIYSWCVGPRVGHGCHRSPEGCKGQDISQSSAHIPSHKWREGQTQYNASVWQTGKPRLRGEGFAPGYPILWLPLLSQPACSAPPTSNQELSFWIGEYLTGTEAMLTPTPTPAPRFFIESARWHSSSGRLDLTLRALQRVARINGKREEGAKLSMEVLRASLQKELTMGKSQASAMELLRCPTLRHLFLCLSMLWFATSFAYYGLVMDLQGFGVSIYLIQVIFGAVDLPAKLVGFLVINSLGRRPAQMAALLLAGICILLNGVVPQDQSVIRTSLAVLGKGCLAASFNCIFLYTGELYPTMIRQTGLGMGSTMARVGSIVSPLVSMTTELYPSVPLFIYGAVPVAASAVTVLLPETLGQPLPDTVQDLESRKGKQTPQQQEHQKYMVPLQASAQEKNGL, encoded by the exons ATGGCCTTTAATGACCTCCTGCAGCAGGTGGGGGGTGTCGGCCGCTTCCAGCAGATCCAGGTCACCCTGGTGGTCCTCCCCCTGCTCCTGATGGCTTCTCACAACACTGTGCAGAACTTCACTGCTGCCATCCCCACCCACCACTGCCGCCCACCTGCCAACGCCAACCTCAGCAAGGATGGGGGGCTGGAGGCCTGGCTGCCCCGGGACAGGCAGGGGCAGCCTGAGTCCTGCCTCCGCTTCACCTCCCCTCAGTGGGGACCGCCCTTTCCCAATGGCACAGAAGCCAATGGCACGGGGGCCACAGAGCCCTGCACCGATGGCTGGATCTATGACAACAGCACCTTCCCATCTACCATCGTGACTGAG TGGGACCTCGTGTGCTCTCACAGGGCCTTACGCCAGCTGGCCCAGTCCTTATACATGGTGGGGGTGCTGCTCGGAGCCATGGTGTTCGGCTACCTTGCAGACAG GCTAGGCCGCCGGAAGGTACTGATCTTGAACTACCTGCAGACAGCTGTGTCAGGGACCTGTGCAGCCTTCGCACCCAACTTCCCCATCTACTGCGCCTTCCGGCTCCTCTCGGGCATGTCTCTGGCTGGCATCGCCCTCAACTGCATGACACTGA ATGTGGAGTGGATGCCCATCCACACGCGGGCCTGCGTGGGCACCTTGATTGGCTATGTCTACAGCCTGGGCCAGTTCCTCCTGGCCGGTGTGGCCTATGCTGTGCCCCACTGGCGCCACCTGCAGCTGCTGATCTCTGTGCCTTTTTTTGCCTTCTTCATCTACTCCTGGTGCGTGGGGCCTAGGGTAGGACATGGTTGCCACAGGAGCCCAGAGGGCTGCAAGGGACAGGACATCTCCCAGAGCTCAGCACACATCCCATCCCACAAATGGAGAGAAGGTCAAACCCAGTACAATGCCTCTGTGTGGCAGACAGGGAAACCAAGGCTGCGGGGAGAAGGCTTTGCCCCAGGATATCCAATTCTCTGGCTTCCCCTACTCAGTCAGCCTGCCTGCTCTGCTCCCCCTACCAGCAACCAAGAGCTGAGCTTCTGGATTGGGGAATAT CTGACTGGAACTGAAGCCATGCTgacacccacccccacccctgctcccaGGTTCTTCATCGAGTCGGCCCGCTGGCACTCCTCCTCCGGGAGGCTGGACCTCACCCTGAGGGCCCTGCAGAGAGTCGCCCGGATCAATGGGAAGCGGGAAGAAGGAGCCAAGTTGAGTATGGAG GTACTCCGGGCCAGTCTGCAGAAGGAGCTGACCATGGGCAAAAGCCAGGCATCGGCCATGGAGCTGCTGCGTTGCCCCACCCTCCGCcacctcttcctctgcctctccATGCTGTG GTTTGCCACTAGCTTTGCATACTATGGGCTGGTCATGGACCTGCAGGGCTTTGGAGTCAGCATCTACCTAATCCAGGTGATCTTTGGTGCTGTGGACCTACCTGCCAAGCTTGTGGGCTTCCTTGTCATCAACTCCCTGGGTCGCCGGCCTGCCCAGATGGCCGCACTGCTGCTGGCAGGCATCTGCATCCTGCTCAATGGGGTGGTACCCCAGG aCCAGTCCGTTATCCGAACCTCTCTTGCTGTGCTGGGGAAGGGTTGTCTGGCTGCCTCCTTCAACTGCATCTTCCTGTACACTGGGGAACTGTATCCCACAATGATCCG GCAGACAGGCTTGGGAATGGGTAGCACCATGGCCCGAGTGGGCAGCATCGTGAGCCCACTGGTGAGCATGACCACCGAGCTCTACCCCTCCGTGCCTCTCTTCATCTACGGTGCTGTTCCCGTGGCCGCCAGCGCTGTCACTGTCCTCCTGCCAGAGACCCTGGGCCAGCCACTGCCAGACACGGTGCAGGACCTGGAGAGCAG GAAAGGGAAACAGACGCCACAGCAACAAGAGCACCAGAAGTATATGGTCCCGCTGCAGGCCTCCGCACAAGAGAAGAATGGACTCTGA
- the SLC22A6 gene encoding solute carrier family 22 member 6 isoform X5: MAFNDLLQQVGGVGRFQQIQVTLVVLPLLLMASHNTVQNFTAAIPTHHCRPPANANLSKDGGLEAWLPRDRQGQPESCLRFTSPQWGPPFPNGTEANGTGATEPCTDGWIYDNSTFPSTIVTEWDLVCSHRALRQLAQSLYMVGVLLGAMVFGYLADRLGRRKVLILNYLQTAVSGTCAAFAPNFPIYCAFRLLSGMSLAGIALNCMTLNVEWMPIHTRACVGTLIGYVYSLGQFLLAGVAYAVPHWRHLQLLISVPFFAFFIYSWFFIESARWHSSSGRLDLTLRALQRVARINGKREEGAKLSMEQVLRASLQKELTMGKSQASAMELLRCPTLRHLFLCLSMLWFATSFAYYGLVMDLQGFGVSIYLIQVIFGAVDLPAKLVGFLVINSLGRRPAQMAALLLAGICILLNGVVPQDQSVIRTSLAVLGKGCLAASFNCIFLYTGELYPTMIRQTGLGMGSTMARVGSIVSPLVSMTTELYPSVPLFIYGAVPVAASAVTVLLPETLGQPLPDTVQDLESRKGKQTPQQQEHQKYMVPLQASAQEKNGL; the protein is encoded by the exons ATGGCCTTTAATGACCTCCTGCAGCAGGTGGGGGGTGTCGGCCGCTTCCAGCAGATCCAGGTCACCCTGGTGGTCCTCCCCCTGCTCCTGATGGCTTCTCACAACACTGTGCAGAACTTCACTGCTGCCATCCCCACCCACCACTGCCGCCCACCTGCCAACGCCAACCTCAGCAAGGATGGGGGGCTGGAGGCCTGGCTGCCCCGGGACAGGCAGGGGCAGCCTGAGTCCTGCCTCCGCTTCACCTCCCCTCAGTGGGGACCGCCCTTTCCCAATGGCACAGAAGCCAATGGCACGGGGGCCACAGAGCCCTGCACCGATGGCTGGATCTATGACAACAGCACCTTCCCATCTACCATCGTGACTGAG TGGGACCTCGTGTGCTCTCACAGGGCCTTACGCCAGCTGGCCCAGTCCTTATACATGGTGGGGGTGCTGCTCGGAGCCATGGTGTTCGGCTACCTTGCAGACAG GCTAGGCCGCCGGAAGGTACTGATCTTGAACTACCTGCAGACAGCTGTGTCAGGGACCTGTGCAGCCTTCGCACCCAACTTCCCCATCTACTGCGCCTTCCGGCTCCTCTCGGGCATGTCTCTGGCTGGCATCGCCCTCAACTGCATGACACTGA ATGTGGAGTGGATGCCCATCCACACGCGGGCCTGCGTGGGCACCTTGATTGGCTATGTCTACAGCCTGGGCCAGTTCCTCCTGGCCGGTGTGGCCTATGCTGTGCCCCACTGGCGCCACCTGCAGCTGCTGATCTCTGTGCCTTTTTTTGCCTTCTTCATCTACTCCTG GTTCTTCATCGAGTCGGCCCGCTGGCACTCCTCCTCCGGGAGGCTGGACCTCACCCTGAGGGCCCTGCAGAGAGTCGCCCGGATCAATGGGAAGCGGGAAGAAGGAGCCAAGTTGAGTATGGAG CAGGTACTCCGGGCCAGTCTGCAGAAGGAGCTGACCATGGGCAAAAGCCAGGCATCGGCCATGGAGCTGCTGCGTTGCCCCACCCTCCGCcacctcttcctctgcctctccATGCTGTG GTTTGCCACTAGCTTTGCATACTATGGGCTGGTCATGGACCTGCAGGGCTTTGGAGTCAGCATCTACCTAATCCAGGTGATCTTTGGTGCTGTGGACCTACCTGCCAAGCTTGTGGGCTTCCTTGTCATCAACTCCCTGGGTCGCCGGCCTGCCCAGATGGCCGCACTGCTGCTGGCAGGCATCTGCATCCTGCTCAATGGGGTGGTACCCCAGG aCCAGTCCGTTATCCGAACCTCTCTTGCTGTGCTGGGGAAGGGTTGTCTGGCTGCCTCCTTCAACTGCATCTTCCTGTACACTGGGGAACTGTATCCCACAATGATCCG GCAGACAGGCTTGGGAATGGGTAGCACCATGGCCCGAGTGGGCAGCATCGTGAGCCCACTGGTGAGCATGACCACCGAGCTCTACCCCTCCGTGCCTCTCTTCATCTACGGTGCTGTTCCCGTGGCCGCCAGCGCTGTCACTGTCCTCCTGCCAGAGACCCTGGGCCAGCCACTGCCAGACACGGTGCAGGACCTGGAGAGCAG GAAAGGGAAACAGACGCCACAGCAACAAGAGCACCAGAAGTATATGGTCCCGCTGCAGGCCTCCGCACAAGAGAAGAATGGACTCTGA